The following is a genomic window from Nicotiana tabacum cultivar K326 chromosome 3, ASM71507v2, whole genome shotgun sequence.
taataatttgtacatattcattagattttttaatacaaatacaagatTTGAATAAAAGCTATTGCATTTGACCGAACGTACAAACAGCACTGTGGCTCCCCCTACTACTAACTATAGTATTTGTCAAAGCCCTCAAGCCACTCAACTTCTCTGTCGTTCTTAACCCTTTACTTGTATATTAACATGACTGTCATAATGTCAAAAGTCGTATATTCACCACCCAACGGAATTGTGAATTAGTCTAGAGATGCATATGTTTAGCAGTTTTCAAAAATGATAgtcaataaaatatttttttttggtatatatgtatattacataaaaaaaatatacatattttatgcACTTTTTTGACTAGCGAATATAATGAGTTTCAACTGACTAgccagttttatattttgctcaTTAGTTTATACATCCTACGTTAGCATcatagaagaatttcataagacTTAATGCATAATTGGTAGCCAAAAGAATTCTAATGAATACTCTTAGAGCTGTTAATATGGGCGGAGCCGGGCTAGTCTAGCCCACCCCACGTGGGCTTTAGTAATTGACGAGTTGGGCTGGGCTAGCCCACTATTTTGATGGGCTTTATAATGATCGGCCCACCCCAGTCCTATGTGGGCTGCGGGCCCCCACGGGCCATCCCatctttttttaaaatgtaattttatattttttctttaagttctaatttaaaaaagataaatatttaaaagctaaaaaAATCGCATTGGaatttttttagaaaacttaATACTTATACTGTTCCAATAAatcacaataaatactaaaaaagtaaaagacaaaACTATATTTCATTCAATAAAagtcaaaactcaaaacaaactattcaagagaaCGTCCATGACGCTTAATGTCCATGACGCTTAACGCTTATGGGATATCCAACAAATCATCTCCTTGTGAgaaggttgtcttaacatcttcactttcaCTTATATTTACAATTTGTATGCAATATtagttagttaaatattaaaaataattaaatttttaaaactaattaacgTTTTAAGACTTTGATCTTTTAATATGAtgagcttaataaactttaagcTTGGAATactcttcttgatattttttatgtcatataattttgattttatatattttaaatacatatttttattaggCCCACGGGCTGGCTCAGCTCGGCCTCAGTCAAGTCTCACGAGCCATGGGCTTTTTCGGGCCGGGCTTAAAAGCCTCGTTCATAAATGAGCTTCAATAATTCTAGCCCAGCCCTGCTAAACTACGGGCTGGGCTGGGCTGGCCCAACGGGCCAAGCCCATATTAACGGCTCTAAATACTCTTAATATTGGGCCAGCCCATATTGACGGCTCTAAATACTCTTAATAGTTCCGTACGATCAAAATGTGTCTTACCGACTtcgttaaaaaaataaaaagtaaaagaaagtttgaattaaaaaacaaatataaaggtatcttaaaattaaaaaaatttaaagtaaaagaaagtagcatttttaaaagaaaagcaaaagaaagtggattgttttttaagaaaacttagataaagtggaattctcttttaaaaagtaaaaaaagtgggattttaaataacataaaagtaattaaagttgaaaTTTAAATAACtacactaaggggtcgtttggtatgaggtataagaaagtataagggtggtataaaaatttaatatcatcTTAATACTTTTTTTGGTTAGCAAACCAAGTATAAGTTATCCCTATGTTAATTTTAACACtggaataacttataccttatagaaggtggggtaattagcaccggtataacttataccttcttcttagaaattatgcaattgtcattcttaatacaacataccaaataatgaataaataacaataccaacataactaatcccagcataacttatcccaatataACTTATACCGGCATAATTCATACCGTTATAAATCGTattaaaaccaaacgacccctaaatgtACACGAATAACACAAGTAAAAAGCATAGATAACCCTTCTTTCATTTAGTAATTCGACACATGCTACCTCTGCTGGAGGCATAACTCAAGAAACTAACTGATTTAGTGACAAACATATAGAATCAACTAAACAAGCCACTAAAACACTAGATTTACTACTATATTATAGTATGATTTTGGCAAAACCATACATTATATTACACCACTTTAAACAGCAATTAGACTTGTACTACTGAGGTTAAAAACATACTAATAATATTTTGCCAAAATTAGCTTAGCATCACTATCATATCTCTTTAATGGTtaatcttttttccttttctcttcttAGTAAGAGGAAGAGTTGGGATGCTttgttcaaacttgaaaaagtTTTCTGGATCCACCTTAGTCTTGATTTCCACCAGCCTATTAAAATTGTTCTTGAAATACTTATTCCCCCACACACTAGCTTGTACAAAGCTGGAATTGGAATTCACATTCTTGTTCATTCCCAAATCAAGATCCCTGTAATTCACATAAGCTTCTCTTGGAAACATAGAAGCATAAGAAGTCATGTAATTGTATAGCTTTCTGATCCAATTGATGTGTTTCGTAGCCAATTCTTGATCAGGTTCATTCCAGAGAGTCAAGTACTGAATCTTGAAAATGACTCCTTTTCTGTGTGGGAAAGGAGTTTCTGATTCTGATATATTAGCCATCATTCCTCCATATGGATTCCATATCATTAGTGGTGAATATTCTTCTAATAGCCTTTTCCATATACCTTCAAGTCCTGTTTCAGGAATTGGCTCTTTTATAAAGTCTGATTTGGCTTTGAAGTAATTCTTGAATGTTGGCTTACCCTGGAGAAGTATTTCTGGTGGGGTTTTTGTTGGAAAACCAGCAATGTACAAAATTGACTCAATCCAATTCATTTCTATACAATCTTTTTGTGTCAATCCTAATTCAGGGAAACTCTCATTCATTATTTGTAAAAGCCTGTCAGCTTTTCCAAGAAACAATGAGTTATAAGCTGTTTGAACTGtcctttctccctttttatcttttttgtCCACCACATTTATGACTACTCTCATGAATAAATCATCATCAATTTTATCAGCAACTTGTTGCCACTTGTACAAAATCTTCGTCGCGCCATCTTCCAATGTTTTCGGGACAGTGAAAACAGTGACAATCGATGGAACAGTAACTAATTTTAATTTCCAGGACAGTATGATCCCGAAACTTGCTCCTCCACCACCTCGAATTGCCCAAAACAAGTCTTCCCCCATCGATTGCCTATCGAGTATAGTGCCATTGGCGTTAACAATACGAGCATCGATTACATTGTCAGCTCCAAGCCCGAATTTTCTCATCATGGAACCATATGCCCCACCTGTTATGTGACCACCAATTCCTAAACTGGTACAAAGTCCAGCTGGAAATCCATGAGTTTTGCTTTTCTCTGAAATTCTATAATAGACTTCACCAACAGTAGCACCAGCTTGAGCCCAAGCCGAATTTTCCTCTATGTTCACGTCGATCTCTCGTAGTTTGGAGAGATCGACGATGACAAAAGGAGAGTCCATTACTGAAATGTACGAGAGGCCTTCATAATCATGGCCTCCACTTCTAACTCTGAGCTGAAGATTGAGTTGTTTTGCACAAATGACTGCTGCTTGAACATAGGATTCTGCCATTGGGGTGAAAATCAGCTCAGGTTTAGGAACTGATGGTATCAAACACCTGAGATTTTGAGCTGTAGAATTCAAGACTGTGTTGAATGAATCAGTGTTTGGGGTGAAGAAAGCTTTGGAAAAAGGATCAGAGAAATCAGAGTTCTTGCAAATACATTGGTAGAACTTTTCAGGGGTTGTATCAGAATGAGCAGAACAAGAACTTGAAAATAATAAGACTATGAAAAATGAGACCGTAATAGAGTTTAAGGATGCCATAATTGAgaatctttatttttttcttgaactGTGTTTTTGGATTGTTGAGGAAAGCATCAGGGGGTGATGGTGTTTATATACTGATGAAGTTAGGGCTCGTTTGGCACGAGGGATAATGGATACTTAATCTTgtgattaaatttgagatgagtttatttcatatttggttGAAATAAAATCGTGGTATAACTAATTTTGGGATTAGTTATCCCGGATTGTAGTATATTTTTATTCCTATGGAAGGGTGGAATAACTAATCCCggaataattaatatatgataaCTTATTTCCCAATCAAACTTTAAGTTCTAATGCTGACTCTATGTGACATAATGCACATGTCAGGTTTTATAGATTTGATTACTGGTTTCAATGTGCAATTATTAGGGAAAACATAATTAATGAATAATTCCTCAAAAAGTAGTGCGGAGACATTTGGAATTTTGATTGTGGCAAAGTCATAGGAGCTTTAGGAGACAGAGTAAAAGAAATAACAAACTTTGGAGTGAAAGAAAATTTATGCTTTCTTCCGTCAATCTCTCTTTAGTACTTTTTTCATGTTGAATTGAATTCTTTCTCTCAACTGTTTCTCGAaaataaaattctcattttggtTCAGAgcaagtttaaattatattttttaatgtATAGCTGCAGTaactttttcttgaaaatatctaaaacaaaaaaaaatatcatttatacttgGTAAACATTTTCCAAATTCGACTAGTGTCCACATACAAAGTAATGACTGGGATGTCAAGCTACAAGTGACAGTGATGTGACTCAAGCAATATTGGTGACATGAATCTATATAtatctataaaaggtaaaaattgcacgggccCACCAAATAACTTATActtatttttttaacttgtactcactttttaaacaacttcagctaCCTTTCTCCTTCCCCttctcctccttcattttcttttttcttcttctacaacgATGACTTCAACATTGCTCTCTTTGATTAACGAAGCTAAAGCAAATATACTGAGGACTTCCATTCGGATTATTATAACATTAAAAACCAGTTTCCTCATTGTCTGGAAACACAACTCCGTCATCCATTGCTGGAAATTTACTTGATACCGTGAATGTTTCTGCACAAGGAACACAACCTTTAACAATAAGTTTCAAATTCATTCTTTCCCATGCACATGGagtttgttcttctttttcttttctcttttgagtttctttttttttttttggttatgaaACGTAGCTCTTGATATatttaaaacatgaaagttaaTAGAGTATACAGTAGATGGAACTGAACAATGGATCCGATTACATAAAATCTAATAACGGTAAACTAAAGTTGGGTGAGTTATCAAAAACTAGAACATCTTGATAGTGGGATTCCCCACTTAcaaagacaaaaacttcagctctagagctgaagttcgccagttacaaaacaaaaagttcagctctagagctgaagttcgtcagttacaaaaacaaaaacttcggcaaatatagaacaaaacttcagctactatgcttaagttcagtaattacaaacaaaaacttcagtacattttgcaaagcgggcacaagttaaaatgtgacataaaaagcgggtatagatgcaaatgcccctatAAAAGTGGGCAATAAGAAAGTGAGGTGACACCTCTCTTAGGCCAAGAaacatatttatcttttttttttccttttttttttggatttttcatcattctttcaatttattttataataaaattaaaaaatttattttcataaatCACAACTCTTTATCTTCATAATCTATACTTTTAATAGTCTCAATAACTCCAATCCCTTTCATATTCATAACCTCCACAAATTTAATGTGTAAGTTTATAATAACTTATCTCATTTTTTTAATCTTTCcattcatttctttcattttcataaCTCATACTACCTTAACTTCTACTTTTAATAATATCCATAACTCTCATGCTTTTCATATTCATAACCGcctaatatttaatttaaaaattaaaatatcttATGGTATTCATCTATTTTTTCCTATAtaaattcataactttgtttCATGAGACCCCTACCCAAGACTACACTTTCTATTCTTTACCTGAAATAGCAGTGTTGTCATATTTACTGTAACATTTGATTCATGTTTTAGTTTGGCTTGAGGAAGAAGGCTCTTGAATAATAATCGATATTGCGGGAGGGAGTGTCGACAAGAACACAAAAAATTATACGCTGATTTTGCATTTCTATTTTCTTACGATTAAAGTCTCACGTTgtatatttttcttctctatttactTTCTCATGTGTTCTCTTTCGCTTTATTTTCTATGAACTTTTGTTTGTCGCAAGTTTATATTTTCGTTTAGACTCAAATTAATTACTTATGAGTTAAACTTTGTTTGAAGTCTGCTAACTACTAACCAATAACGGCTCATTATGTAAAAGGGATAATTTTAAACGTTCAAATACGCCATTCATTGGATATTTTGATAACACTTCTTATTTCTTTTAGCGAGTAAAAAGTGTTATAGCTAAAAATCACAGAACAAGCGCAGGTTTTTCTTTGCCGAGCCATCGGCATGTGTTGTTTCTTGTAAAATAGAAACTGTTTTCTACTTCATTTCTACTTGTGATTTTTATAAAGTAAGTAGTTATTTTATTCGTATGATTGGAACATGTATTATATGTacgataaaatttaaattatttggTTTACTTTATAACTTTTGATTCTTTTGAAGTATTGTGATAATTATCtttctttttgaaaattatgTTTTGATCTCTTCTTTGAATTGTCTATTAtttgtaaaacaaaaaaaatactttttcattTTGTTGAAAGGATAAAAATAATCGAGCAAGTATTCTGAAGTGAAGTACTATGTTCTCCTTGGAATAGAGAATATGAGAGGGAAACTAATGAATAGAAAAGTAAAGACAAAGATGAAGGCTAAAAATGGCATAACAAGAAGGAATAGAAAAAAGAATAATCAAATGATTGAAGACCTGAACTGAAACAGACTCTACAAACAAAGCTTTCCGACTCGGCCTTGAGAAGCTTGTATCCTTTGGATTCTTGGGACCTAATGAGCCAGGACAACTCTCTTTCGGGATCAGTCCCGTACCTAGATGTAGTAGTCAATCAGCGGGACATTCAAAGAAGTTATGCACCTTCACTAAATGTTAATGAAAGAAAGCCCTTTTATCCTAATCTCATCTACTGAAAAGGGGGCCGGGGGTAGCATGACGTTGCAATTTCCacatatttcttttgttttattttattttcttttcattattagttgctttacttttatttcatatttctgtTATTTGAATATGAGAATTTTTAGCAAAGCCGATGTTTTGCTATCTAATGAAAAAATAATCGATTTACATGCCTCTAACATGTAATCGTACTTAAAAAGTCATGTATCAACCTCTCACTTTCTCTTCATTTATTATAATATATGTAAGTGAaaattttttcttaaaaattgtttctcttttattttcttttaaaaagaaaatcaggaAAAAATGCAGTAACCTAAAATCTAATTCTAATTAaaatgctaagtatatgatttatCAATATGTAGAATTATCTTTTATATccatattaattaaaaaaattatctcTCTCATTTCTTATATGtcgttatttttctttctttccttctttttttttttttaaaaaaatttagtgATATTTCTTATAACCGCGCGAAGCGCGAAAAATTTCACTAGTTAATATGAAAAGAAGGCACTTACAAATTGTTAATAGGATGCTGTTCAAAGGGTTAATCTAATATGTCTCATAAATGCAACTAGTGGTGAACTCAAATGGAGGTTTACATCTTTTCAAATCACAGTGATACGTTGAATTAACTTGTTATTTGATACCAAATAATGCTATCTCGAAATTTAAGAAGCATTTATTCAGTATTTGGTTGGTAGAAAACAACGATATAATTAATTCCgggattgtagtatttttttatccCCATAAAAAAATAGAATAACTAATCCCTGAAAAACTAATCTCGGAATAATTAATCCTAGAATAACTTCTTTCTAACCAAACGACCTTAAGGGTACAATTTTGTTGGGAGTCAGAATTTGTAATAAATTCATTACGGAAGAGGTTTGAACAAATGACTAGCAATACTTGTTTGTGTCTCATAAAATTTTTCTGTAGGCTAAACTCTCTAGTTCTAAAATATTATATGGTGGATGTTACTAAGTGATAAAGAATGACGCTTAATTAATACTCCTTCTGTTtaatttatatgatttttttatTAGTCCGCTCCAAAAAaactaatatttatatatttaaaataaattaattttatatttttattttgcttATTTTACCTCATAAATGTCATGATTCAATAAAGCTTTTACTTTTTAAGCTTTTAATATCATAtattttaaaagttatttttcttcAACTTTATACCGAGTCAAACTAGCTCATTTAAATTGTAATGAAGAGACTAATAGTTTGTAACCATTTTTCCAGAGGCAACAGGAAATATCAAATCTGGTATATTGTATTCTCCtctacaaagaaaggaaaaatcgATTATAGGAAGAAAATCAGGCAACCAAACAGATAAATTAACTTTGGTTTGGAGAAAGGAAAGTCGTTGTATGTTCTATCAAGAAGAATTTATTGGATATTTAAGTATGGTAGACATACTTTAGAACCCATAATAAGAAAAGTACTATTATCAAGTTGTATGCTTTATTCCTTTCTCTAAAGATTATCGCATATTTATTATATTCAATCAAGTGCTTTTAAATAGGTTGTTTACCTTGAAATGacaataacaattagatttgattttgtggttctaaaaatatgtaatctatttttatgctaattgttagGTAATATATGCTAAGTGAAAGATTAGAAAAAAAAGATAATAGCTTGTAGATAGTATAATAACCAAACCGAATGGCTGGAAATGGAGCCTCGAGCCTGTGTATACGGGGCCTCGAGTTCGAGTTGGATGTCCGGCTAACGACAATCGACGGAGGATTAACATTTATGATAAATTCGATGgcggctctttatgaccaataatgaacaataaatggagaacaataaatagaacacaataaatgtaagaaATAAATGTAAGTAGTGAGATCAAGAGAATACGTTAAGTTAgggagcagagagaatgttcttgtatattcaatattgTGTATCAGGTCCCCTTACAAAATGGcagggatcccctttatatatgagggggaatcccaatagTACAAATGCATTCATTACAAAGATATgaggctggtacaaccatttaatgccatgaTACGGGTTTGAACTAGACTAatagactttgtcagctctagtcacgtgccttgggaacctcACATCGATCTCCCATAGACGCTGATTTACACTACCTCGAGGCCGATCATTGTTTTTACCGCCTCGAGGTCGATCACTGAGAACCCACGGGGTCGAAATCCCGAGCTGAGCTTTGAGCCTTCTAGGGGCGGTCTTTACGAGGCGCCTTAAGAATCATAAAATCAGACCActgatttttaccgtatacagatggtacccgcatttcttagagtgaaacGATAAGAAATGACTTTGATATCTATCCCCTCGAGCTTCCCGCGATGATGTCATGCTTATGACGTAAGCCTTCGTGATAACCGAAACGTCACATCAGTTCATCTTTCCTGAATCATTCAATGTACCGCCGATCTATATTCTTCAAGGCGATAATATCACCGCCGATCCGTTTCCCAAAATGTATTAATTGCACCTGTCGGTACGTTTTCCAAAGACATTGATTGCACTGTCGGTTATACTACCACCCTTTCAATAAATGGAAGCTTTCTTGAATCAAAACTTCATTCAAATGTTCTTCAACGACCTTTTACCCCTCTCTTCTCTTCGTCCTTACCCAATGCTATTTCCCATGTTTGAAGCCCGTGCCATAAGGTCACATGGTAGAGTTCTCATCAGCTCTGCCATGGCCCTTTCCCAGAGCTTTCCCCTACTGAGTGGGATTGTACtggtttatttttgttgttggctCGAAATAATGAGAGAGAAATCTCAAATTATGTTCGCATTAAAAGATTTGCGGACTATGAACTTCTACTCATCTCTCTTCACTACCCGGTACAATGCTTCACTCCTTTTGCTTTTCGTGGAGTAAGGCGGTGCCTGCTAGTaatctgtatttgtaaaataattttggggaaaataaaataacataaacagaaatgtaaacgaaattaaaaaaaataattcgagcccactgaattcacagtgtttccttaaggaatttaatcccctcctagtacccaaggttatggattatttcctaccaggatagaacgaattacacattggtgtagtggtacttcaaaccccagtgtttcagcgaacacaaagctCGGTAGCAAAttacacttactgttgctttgtttgatgttaaaagtatgcagaagaaggaggagaagctCAAAAAATCGTATGAAAATTCTGAGCAGAAtagacttgtatttatagccaaagttgggctgaaatctgaagaggtgcaactcttcagaatgactGTTTATACAAGACGGCCAAAGcataaatgtcataacataaatggctatttactcaacaataaggAGGGAAAATTAAAGAGAgtagtttaattttcagttacacaactgaaaaatggattggatttaatattaatatttattttaatattaacattttgttattaaaataaatatttaatattatttttgttaatattttactattaacaaataaatttcgaccaaaaaattaatcaatcgatcatttgaccaaatccaaatccaaagccgaagccgaagccgaagccgagcgagcgacgacgacgacggcgcgaggcttgcctttgtgatgacccaaaaggtcatcacctatttttaaaatgaattctgcgttccgaggccttaaaaccctttttctgtctcacctcgatttgcgtgcgaaTTTTGGGCACGTAACCGGAAAgctaatatgtgaaaatctgtgaaaaatagtaaattttgattataatatgaattaagttgacttcggtcaatattttgggtaaaaagaaccggacccgtgatttgtgggacttgggtgtatgcccggaatcgaattctgaggtcccaagcccgataaatgaatttttaaagaaaattattttctgaaattatttatgagatttggaaatgaattgtgattagaactcgatgatatcgggcccgtattttggttctggaaccCGATACAattcttatatgtgatttaagataagtttgtgaaattttgtaagaaacggacttgaaacgacgtgaatcggatcatttatgagaaaattggaaatttggagttcttaagaaaatttcatgattttgatgctaaattcctagttgttgatgttatcttagtgatttgaatgcacgagcaagttcgtatgatgtttttagattggtgtgcatgtttggtttggagccccgagggctcggtgagttttggataggccacagagtgaaattttAACTTAGGAAATTGCTGATATGCTTCAGGCCTGCTTCGCATTGTCTCGCAAATGCTAGCAATGTATTGCAAATGCGAGAGGTGGCTTGGGctgccttcttcgcaaatgcgaagtgtctgtcgcaaatgcgacctctgcCTGGAATCCcccttagtcgcaaatgcgagacctcaATCGCAAATGCAACACtgctttcgcaaatgcgaacatagtagaggtcggggttcgcaattcccatacctgcaatttttatacttagctgaaaatcaaccatttttcacatcttttcaaaacacaaactccctagggcgattttctaagaacaactttcttccaaatcgattgtaaatcaattttaactcatttccttcaatcattaacatcttttaacatgatttcaactcaaaaccaAAGATTTTCacgggggaaattgggtgttttgggtagaacctaggtttttcaaaaattggggatttggacctcgatttgaggtccgatttcaaaacaaattatatatttgggttcgtagaggaatgggtaatcgggttttggttagaacctcgggttttgactatgtgggcctggggcgatttttgactttttgggtaaaacttgagaaaactcattttcatgcattaaaattgattcatttagtgtttattgatgtaattaagtaacttgtggctagattcgagcgaattggtggtggaatcaaggggtcaagcgatagttgagacgtgaattgtgttcgtggcatcgaggtaagtgtttggtctaaccttaacttaagggattaggagttgtgtcctatttgctacttgtttcttgttgagtacgacgtataggcatggtgacgagtatctatacattggtgtcgagcatgaccgtgagttttGAATTGAAATTTATTGTGTTCTTAGATAATACTACGGATGCTTAAGTCGATAGATTATGGTTATTCtcatggaaattactt
Proteins encoded in this region:
- the LOC107788434 gene encoding monolignol oxidoreductase AtBBE-like 13; amino-acid sequence: MASLNSITVSFFIVLLFSSSCSAHSDTTPEKFYQCICKNSDFSDPFSKAFFTPNTDSFNTVLNSTAQNLRCLIPSVPKPELIFTPMAESYVQAAVICAKQLNLQLRVRSGGHDYEGLSYISVMDSPFVIVDLSKLREIDVNIEENSAWAQAGATVGEVYYRISEKSKTHGFPAGLCTSLGIGGHITGGAYGSMMRKFGLGADNVIDARIVNANGTILDRQSMGEDLFWAIRGGGGASFGIILSWKLKLVTVPSIVTVFTVPKTLEDGATKILYKWQQVADKIDDDLFMRVVINVVDKKDKKGERTVQTAYNSLFLGKADRLLQIMNESFPELGLTQKDCIEMNWIESILYIAGFPTKTPPEILLQGKPTFKNYFKAKSDFIKEPIPETGLEGIWKRLLEEYSPLMIWNPYGGMMANISESETPFPHRKGVIFKIQYLTLWNEPDQELATKHINWIRKLYNYMTSYASMFPREAYVNYRDLDLGMNKNVNSNSSFVQASVWGNKYFKNNFNRLVEIKTKVDPENFFKFEQSIPTLPLTKKRKGKKINH